The following are from one region of the Stanieria cyanosphaera PCC 7437 genome:
- the rpsT gene encoding 30S ribosomal protein S20 translates to MANSRSALKRIKIAERNRLRNKAYKSAIKTLMKNYFNAVELYSATPSQDNLDQIQRSMSAAYSKIDKAVKTKVLHTNNGARKKARLAKALKQLTAQAS, encoded by the coding sequence GTGGCTAATTCTAGATCCGCACTCAAGCGCATTAAAATAGCTGAACGCAACCGACTCCGTAATAAAGCATACAAATCAGCAATCAAAACCCTGATGAAAAACTACTTTAATGCAGTGGAGCTTTACTCGGCAACCCCAAGTCAAGACAACTTGGATCAAATTCAACGATCAATGTCGGCAGCTTATAGCAAAATAGATAAAGCAGTCAAAACAAAAGTATTGCATACTAATAATGGAGCTAGGAAAAAAGCCCGTTTAGCTAAAGCTCTCAAGCAGCTTACAGCACAGGCTTCCTAA
- the hisD gene encoding histidinol dehydrogenase, producing MLRIITQQTEAQTELKRIGGRTFDDDMRPKEELVREIITNVKTQGDTALLAYTEKFDQQVLPLEKLKVSGSELDAAYQQISQDLLHAIQLACQKIEAFHRQRIPKSWVQFEDDEVVLGKRYTPVDRAGLYVPGGRAAYPSTVLMNAIPAKVAKVPKIVMVTPPGEDLKINPAVLVAAQEVGIEEIYRIGGAQAIAALAYGTETIPKVDVITGPGNIYVTLAKKMVYGKVGIDSLAGPSEVLIIADHQANPVYVAADLLAQAEHDPMAAAILLTTDATLAYKVQQEVSRQLENHPRKILTEKAIAHYGLIVVVDSLETAAELSNLFAPEHLELEVSEPWDLLEHIRHAGAIFLGNSTPEAVGDYLAGPNHTLPTSGAARYASALGVETFMKHSSLIQYSPVALKKMSSTIQILAQAEGLPSHADSVRLRTD from the coding sequence ATGCTGCGAATAATCACTCAACAAACTGAGGCACAAACAGAATTAAAGCGGATCGGCGGTCGCACATTTGATGACGATATGCGACCGAAAGAAGAGCTGGTTAGAGAAATCATCACTAATGTCAAAACTCAAGGTGATACTGCCCTGCTGGCTTACACAGAGAAATTTGACCAACAGGTGTTACCTTTAGAAAAATTAAAGGTAAGTGGCTCAGAATTAGATGCTGCTTATCAACAAATTTCCCAGGATTTACTTCATGCTATTCAATTAGCGTGTCAAAAAATTGAAGCTTTTCATCGTCAACGAATACCAAAATCTTGGGTACAGTTTGAAGATGACGAAGTTGTCTTGGGTAAACGCTATACTCCCGTTGATCGAGCAGGGTTATACGTACCAGGTGGGAGAGCAGCTTATCCTAGCACAGTTTTAATGAATGCTATTCCGGCTAAAGTGGCAAAAGTACCCAAAATTGTTATGGTTACGCCTCCAGGAGAAGACTTAAAAATTAATCCTGCGGTATTAGTGGCAGCACAAGAAGTTGGGATCGAAGAAATTTATCGAATTGGTGGCGCACAAGCGATCGCAGCGTTGGCTTATGGAACAGAAACGATTCCTAAAGTAGATGTCATTACAGGCCCTGGCAATATTTATGTAACGCTTGCCAAGAAAATGGTCTATGGAAAAGTTGGGATTGATTCTTTAGCTGGTCCTTCTGAAGTATTAATTATCGCCGATCATCAAGCTAATCCTGTCTATGTAGCAGCCGATTTGTTGGCACAAGCAGAACACGATCCAATGGCAGCAGCGATTTTGTTAACTACGGATGCTACTTTGGCATACAAGGTACAGCAAGAAGTTAGTCGGCAATTAGAAAATCATCCTCGTAAAATTCTGACCGAAAAAGCGATCGCTCACTATGGGTTAATCGTAGTAGTAGATTCGTTAGAAACGGCAGCCGAACTATCCAATCTTTTTGCCCCAGAACATTTGGAATTAGAAGTGAGTGAACCTTGGGATTTATTAGAGCATATTCGTCATGCAGGAGCAATTTTCTTAGGAAATTCCACCCCAGAAGCAGTAGGAGATTATTTAGCTGGTCCCAACCATACTTTACCAACGTCAGGGGCTGCTCGCTATGCTTCAGCTTTGGGAGTAGAGACTTTTATGAAGCATTCGAGTTTAATTCAGTATTCCCCTGTGGCGTTGAAGAAAATGTCGAGTACAATTCAAATTTTGGCTCAGGCAGAAGGATTACCTTCTCATGCTGATTCAGTCAGATTAAGAACAGATTAA
- a CDS encoding TatD family hydrolase, translating into MQLIDTHVHINFDVFQGNLSSLRQRWQQAGVVHLVHSCVEPEEFQGIQSLADQFPELSFAVGLHPLDADKWTDSTADQIKALANSDQRVVAIGETGLDFYKADNYEQQKQALRSQLAIAKELNKPVILHCRDAARILQQVCQDLGLNQIPKGVMHCWGGNKQETQWFLDLGFYISFSGILTFKNAQQIQESAKLVPSDRLLIETDCPFLAPVPKRGKTNEPAYVSYVAEFLASLRNVSVETIAQQTTENACKLFGIELTQSN; encoded by the coding sequence ATGCAGTTAATTGATACCCATGTTCACATCAATTTTGATGTCTTTCAGGGGAATTTAAGCTCTTTGCGACAGCGTTGGCAACAAGCAGGGGTAGTACATTTAGTTCATTCTTGTGTAGAGCCAGAAGAATTTCAGGGAATACAATCCTTAGCGGATCAGTTCCCTGAATTGTCTTTTGCAGTCGGATTACATCCATTAGATGCCGACAAATGGACAGACTCTACTGCCGATCAGATTAAAGCTTTAGCTAACTCAGACCAGAGAGTAGTCGCAATAGGCGAAACTGGGTTAGATTTTTATAAGGCAGATAATTATGAGCAGCAAAAACAAGCTCTGCGATCGCAATTGGCAATAGCTAAAGAACTCAATAAACCAGTTATCCTTCACTGTCGCGATGCAGCCCGAATTTTGCAGCAAGTCTGTCAAGATTTGGGACTCAATCAAATTCCCAAAGGAGTAATGCACTGTTGGGGAGGAAATAAACAAGAAACTCAGTGGTTTTTAGATTTAGGTTTTTATATAAGTTTTAGTGGGATTTTAACTTTTAAAAATGCACAACAAATTCAAGAGTCAGCTAAATTAGTACCTAGCGATCGCTTGTTAATCGAAACTGATTGTCCCTTTTTGGCTCCTGTACCAAAACGAGGAAAAACCAATGAACCAGCCTATGTTAGTTATGTAGCAGAGTTTTTAGCGTCTTTGCGCAACGTTTCAGTAGAAACTATAGCTCAACAAACTACTGAAAATGCCTGTAAACTTTTTGGCATTGAGCTAACTCAATCCAACTAA
- the rpoB gene encoding DNA-directed RNA polymerase subunit beta has protein sequence MTNLSYNLLPDLIEIQRSSFRWFLEEGLIEELNSFSPITDYTGKFELHFLGENYKLKEPKYTVDEAKSRDSTYNVQMYVPTRLINKETGVINEMEVFIGDLPLMTDRGTFIINGAERVIVNQIVRSPGVYYKAETDKNGRRTYSASLIPNRGAWLKFETDKNGLVWVRIDKTRKLSAQVLLKAIGLTDNEIFDGLRHPDFYQKTLDKEGNPSEEEALLELYRKLRPGEPPTVSGGQQLLESRFFDPKRYDLGRVGRYKLNKKLRLNVADTVRVLTPTDILAAIDYLVNLEFDVGSIDDIDHLGNRRVRSVGELLQNQVRVGLNRLERIIRERMTVSEAETLTPAALVNPKPLVAAIKEFFGSSQLSQFMDQTNPLAELTHKRRLSALGPGGLTRERAGFAVRDIHPSHYGRICPVETPEGPNAGLIGSLATYARVNEFGFIATPYYRVENGRVDRDRDPIYLTADEEDDLRVAAGDVPTDEQGYILGESSPIRYRQEFSTCKPDEVDYVAVSPMQIVSVATSLIPFLEHDDANRALMGSNMQRQAVPLLRPERPLVGTGLEAQAARDSGMVVVSRTHGIVTYLDAKVIRVRVMEGDNEPHSPAPGREIEYKLQKYQRSNQDTCLNQRPLVYIGEEVVPGQVLADGSATEGGELALGQNILVSYMPWEGYNYEDAILISERLVYDDVYTSIHVEKFEIEARQTKLGPEEITREIPNVGEDALRNLDERGIIHIGAWVEAGDILVGKVTPKGESDQPPEEKLLRAIFGEKARDVRDNSLRVPNGEKGRVVDVRVFTREQGDELPPGANMVVRVYVAQKRKIQVGDKMAGRHGNKGIISRILPIEDMPYLPDGTPVDIVLNPLGVPSRMNVGQVFECLLGWAGEHLGMRFKITPFDEMYGKEASRETVHGKIKEATYKPGRNWVFDDENPGKIQVFDGRTGEPFDRPVTVGKAYMLKLVHLVDDKIHARSTGPYSLVTQQPLGGKAQQGGQRFGEMEVWALEAYGAAYTLQELLTVKSDDMQGRNEALNAIVKGKPIPRPGTPESFKVLMRELQSLGLDIAVHKIDTSEDGSSRDVEVDLMADTSRRTPNRPTYESLNREDLQEEEV, from the coding sequence ATGACTAATTTATCCTACAATTTGCTACCAGACCTGATCGAAATTCAACGTTCTAGTTTTCGTTGGTTTTTAGAAGAAGGACTCATAGAAGAATTAAATAGTTTTTCTCCGATTACTGACTATACAGGAAAATTTGAATTACATTTTTTGGGAGAAAACTACAAACTCAAAGAACCTAAATATACGGTAGATGAAGCTAAAAGTAGAGATAGTACTTACAACGTGCAGATGTATGTACCGACTCGCTTAATTAACAAAGAAACCGGAGTCATCAATGAAATGGAAGTGTTTATCGGCGATCTTCCTTTGATGACTGACCGAGGTACTTTTATTATTAATGGCGCAGAACGAGTTATCGTCAATCAAATCGTTCGTTCTCCAGGAGTTTATTACAAAGCAGAAACAGATAAAAATGGTCGACGTACCTACTCTGCTTCCTTAATTCCTAACCGAGGAGCTTGGTTAAAATTTGAAACCGATAAAAATGGTTTAGTTTGGGTCAGAATTGATAAAACCCGCAAACTCTCAGCCCAAGTATTACTTAAAGCAATTGGGTTAACAGACAACGAAATTTTTGATGGATTAAGACATCCTGATTTTTATCAAAAGACTCTTGACAAAGAAGGTAATCCCAGTGAAGAGGAAGCTTTACTAGAGTTATATCGCAAATTACGTCCTGGTGAACCACCAACAGTAAGTGGTGGACAGCAGTTATTAGAATCAAGATTTTTTGACCCTAAAAGATACGATCTGGGTAGAGTTGGTCGTTACAAATTAAACAAAAAACTGCGTCTCAATGTTGCTGATACGGTTAGGGTGCTTACTCCAACAGATATTTTGGCAGCGATCGATTATTTGGTTAACTTAGAGTTTGATGTTGGTAGCATCGATGACATTGACCACTTGGGTAATCGTCGAGTACGTTCGGTAGGAGAGTTATTACAGAACCAAGTTCGGGTGGGTTTAAACCGTTTAGAAAGAATTATTCGGGAACGAATGACCGTAAGTGAGGCAGAAACCTTAACTCCCGCAGCTTTAGTTAACCCTAAACCCTTAGTCGCTGCTATTAAAGAGTTTTTCGGTTCATCTCAGTTATCTCAATTTATGGATCAAACCAATCCTTTAGCTGAGTTGACTCATAAACGTCGTCTTTCTGCTTTAGGACCAGGAGGATTAACCAGAGAAAGAGCAGGATTTGCCGTCAGAGATATCCATCCCTCTCACTATGGTCGAATTTGCCCTGTAGAAACTCCTGAAGGACCAAATGCTGGTTTAATTGGTTCTTTAGCTACCTATGCCAGAGTCAACGAGTTTGGTTTTATTGCCACTCCTTACTATCGAGTCGAAAATGGCAGAGTGGATCGCGACCGCGATCCGATCTATTTAACCGCCGACGAAGAAGATGATCTTAGAGTAGCAGCAGGTGACGTTCCTACAGACGAACAAGGATATATTTTAGGAGAAAGTTCTCCAATTCGCTATCGTCAAGAGTTTTCTACTTGTAAACCTGACGAAGTGGATTATGTAGCGGTTTCACCAATGCAAATTGTCTCCGTGGCAACCAGTTTAATTCCCTTTTTAGAACACGATGACGCTAACCGCGCCTTAATGGGTTCAAATATGCAGCGTCAAGCTGTACCATTACTGCGGCCAGAAAGACCCTTAGTAGGAACTGGTTTAGAAGCCCAAGCAGCCAGAGACTCAGGGATGGTGGTTGTATCTCGGACTCACGGGATCGTAACCTATCTAGATGCTAAGGTGATTCGCGTGCGAGTAATGGAAGGAGACAATGAGCCTCACTCCCCTGCACCAGGAAGAGAAATTGAATACAAATTACAAAAGTATCAACGTTCTAATCAGGATACCTGTCTCAATCAACGTCCCTTGGTCTACATCGGAGAAGAAGTTGTTCCAGGTCAAGTCTTAGCTGATGGTTCTGCCACCGAAGGAGGAGAACTCGCTTTAGGTCAAAACATTCTAGTTTCTTATATGCCTTGGGAAGGATATAACTATGAAGACGCGATTTTAATCAGCGAAAGATTAGTCTACGATGATGTTTACACTAGTATTCACGTAGAAAAATTTGAAATTGAAGCACGACAAACCAAACTAGGACCAGAAGAAATCACTAGGGAAATTCCTAACGTCGGGGAAGATGCTCTCAGAAACCTAGATGAACGAGGCATTATTCATATTGGTGCTTGGGTAGAAGCAGGAGATATTTTAGTAGGAAAAGTCACTCCCAAAGGAGAATCTGACCAACCTCCCGAAGAAAAGTTACTGCGTGCCATTTTTGGAGAAAAAGCTAGAGATGTCCGCGATAATTCTCTGAGAGTTCCGAATGGAGAAAAAGGCAGAGTAGTCGATGTGCGAGTCTTTACCAGAGAGCAAGGAGACGAACTTCCCCCTGGAGCAAACATGGTAGTAAGAGTCTATGTAGCTCAAAAACGGAAAATCCAAGTCGGAGACAAAATGGCAGGTCGTCATGGTAATAAAGGAATTATTTCGCGTATTTTGCCCATCGAAGATATGCCTTATTTGCCAGATGGTACTCCAGTAGACATTGTTCTCAATCCTTTGGGTGTTCCTTCACGGATGAATGTAGGACAAGTGTTTGAGTGTTTACTCGGTTGGGCTGGTGAACATTTAGGCATGAGATTTAAAATTACTCCTTTTGATGAAATGTACGGTAAGGAAGCATCAAGGGAAACCGTTCACGGCAAGATCAAAGAGGCGACTTATAAACCAGGTCGCAATTGGGTCTTTGATGACGAGAATCCTGGCAAAATCCAAGTGTTTGATGGACGGACTGGAGAACCTTTTGACCGACCAGTAACCGTAGGTAAAGCCTATATGTTGAAGCTGGTTCATCTAGTCGATGATAAGATTCACGCTCGTTCGACAGGACCTTATTCTCTCGTAACTCAACAACCTCTGGGTGGAAAGGCTCAACAAGGTGGTCAGCGTTTTGGTGAAATGGAGGTATGGGCATTAGAAGCCTATGGAGCAGCTTATACCTTACAAGAATTACTCACCGTCAAATCAGACGATATGCAAGGTCGAAACGAAGCCTTAAACGCAATTGTCAAAGGTAAGCCGATTCCTCGTCCTGGTACACCAGAATCCTTTAAAGTACTAATGCGAGAATTACAATCCTTGGGATTAGACATAGCTGTACATAAAATAGATACTTCAGAAGATGGCAGTAGTCGTGATGTGGAAGTAGATTTGATGGCTGATACTTCTCGACGTACTCCTAATCGACCTACCTATGAATCTTTAAATCGGGA